The Impatiens glandulifera chromosome 3, dImpGla2.1, whole genome shotgun sequence genome contains a region encoding:
- the LOC124930641 gene encoding meiosis-specific protein ASY3 gives MEFGSQRRDGEVSHCRSLGSNCHPSSQSRKISIGIMGDSSKTKPRTTTENDGITAVGQQINNSQNNLMRNGRLNGVKAQCENNKNPSALEQTSSPWVSTRLFQQEVHTSTALHAKENTHIHAASGGSYSRSSAAKEERVTVTQTAKVNQKGYTVAQRETVERSFANVHEVHTPVKEMIEDKMSTPVTRSTEGLRMKLMEILGATSSPVKPVSEFRPSDMKECNLKDNKSQPVMQPIQDSDTIEKDSEDPDYTAKRPVTRPLLRKGASKKVPESKTGTGSYFTRKRKNQENNASPFVDGLSRQQDGTSMGGSKSLGRMGKKSLKLEPNKSLLNAQCETRQTANGSKLKTPAEKISSYGNKIFTSHNLPSEKKDNVGEPDTRHRDDASLESPLRNKRDQTLFNAQCKATKTRKTANESKLKAPAEKISFHGNKTVTSHNLPSEKKGNVGEPDTRHWDDASLESPLRNKRDQTLFNAQCKATKTRKTANESKLKAPAEKISFNGNKTVTSHNLPSEKKGNFREPDTRHRDEASLESPLRNKSDQTCDISCPNVDEPDTRHRDDASPQSPLRTKRDQTNDISYLARESTQQEEFFDPSLKNIVEPSPVFHIPTNGTRPSFADSPLGSPEKDTHGNADHTGNAEQFDSGKFHGFISFLSPAQYHCKKHVEAEAEAELSDDGEEHEDYHFTPWNFTTEDKDATKLPEQCSEETHSDNSPEVSANEDEETEHESPEIANAKEARFTLHPNKKFRSQEGSEVNELSPLADSVKGTEQSNKFEEDSDQNNEDELETVVTILSLALERIEKKIKAATAKKSADIISSAAQEIHVQLQTTDSHIQKDMGKLINLAKLKRKSGEARLEEKQERVRVIYEKFKDDVNQHLQECKSIVSELGSQEAELKQTMEKQNAIHRKLIRQAEEAVESQLKNADRRVTAVNKLAREKTLHLRNAIAAFLEEDDMN, from the exons AGAGat GGGGAGGTTAGTCATTGCAGGAGTCTTGGCAGCAACTGTCATCCCTCTAGTCAATCTCGCAAAATATCAATTGGGATAATGGGGGACTCATCAAAAACGAAACCTAGAACTACGACTGAAAATGATGGGATAACCGCAGTTGGACAACAGATAAATAATTCGCAGAATAATTTAATGAGAAATGGTCGTTTGAATGGTGTGAAGGCTCAATGTGAGAATAATAAGAATCCTTCAGCTTTAGAACAGACATCATCGCCATGGGTCTCTACTAGATTGTTTCAGCAAGAGGTTCATACTTCTACTGCACTTCATGCAAAAGAGAACACCCATATACATGCTGCAAGTGGCGGATCATATAGCAGATCTAGTGCAGCAAAAGAAGAACGGGTGACTGTTACTCAAACTGCTAAGGTAAATCAGAAGGGGTACACTGTTGCCCAAAGAGAAACTGTAGAACGTTCATTTGCAAATGTGCATGAAGTTCATACTCCAGTGAAGGAAATGATAGAGGATAAAATGAGCACACCCGTAACTAGAAGCACTGAAGGACTGAGAATGAAATTGATGGAAATATTGGGGGCAACTTCCTCGCCAGTCAAGCCTGTGTCAGAATTTCGGCCTTCTGATATGAAAGAATGTAACCTAAAGGATAACAAAAGTCAACCAGTTATGCAGCCAATACAGGACTCTGACACAATAGAAAAGGATTCTGAAGATCCTGATTACACAGCTAAGAGACCTGTTACACGTCCCTTGCTCCGGAAGGGAGCTTCAAAAAAAGTACCAGAGAGCAAAACTGGAACTGGGTCATATTTCACTCGCAAAAGGAAAAATCAAGAAAACAATGCTTCCCCTTTTGTGGATGGATTATCAAGACAACAGGATGGAACTTCCATGGGTGGTTCTAAATCCTTGGGAAGAATGGGGAAGAAGAGTCTTAAACTTGAGCCAAACAAGTCTTTGCTTAATGCACAATGCGAGACTCGGCAGACAGCTAATGGAAGCAAACTCAAAACTCCAGCAGAGAAGATATCTTCCTACGGTAACAAAATTTTCACTTCTCATAATCTTCCTTCTGAGAAAAAGGATAATGTTGGTGAGCCAGATACTAGACACCGGGATGATGCATCACTAGAGTCACCTCTGAGAAATAAAAGAGATCAGACTTTGTTTAATGCACAATGCAAGGCAACAAAGACCCGGAAGACAGCCAATGAAAGCAAACTCAAAGCTCCAGCAGAAAAGATATCCTTTCATGGTAACAAAACTGTCACTTCTCATAATCTTCCTTCTGAGAAAAAGGGTAATGTTGGTGAGCCAGATACTAGACACTGGGATGATGCATCACTAGAGTCACCTCTGAGAAATAAAAGAGATCAGACTTTGTTTAATGCACAATGCAAGGCAACAAAGACCCGGAAGACAGCCAATGAAAGCAAACTCAAAGCTCCAGCAGAGAAGATATCTTTCAATGGTAACAAAACTGTCACTTCTCATAATCTTCCTTCTGAGAAAAAGGGTAATTTTAGGGAGCCAGATACTAGACACCGGGATGAGGCATCATTAGAGTCACCTCTGAGAAATAAAAGTGATCAGACTTGTGATATTTCCTGTCCGAATGTTGATGAGCCTGATACTAGACACCGGGATGATGCATCTCCTCAGTCACCTTTGAGAACTAAAAGAGATCAGACTAATGATATTTCATATCTAGCCAGAGAAAGCACTCAACAAGAAGAGTTCTTTGATCCTTCCTTGAAAAATATTGTAGAACCATCTCCTGTTTTCCATATTCCAACAAATGGAACTAGACCATCATTTGCAGATTCTCCTCTTGGTTCCCCAGAGAAAGACACACATGGAAACGCGGATCATACTGGAAATGCTGAGCAATTTGATTCTGGAAAGTTCCATGGTTTCATAAGCTTTTTATCTCCAGCACAATATCATTGCAAAAAACACGTGGAGGCTGAGGCTGAGGCTGAATTATCT GATGACGGAGAGGAACATGAAGATTACCATTTTACTCCATGGAATTTTACTACAGAAGACAAGGATGCAACCAAGTTGCCTGAACAATGCTCTGAAGAAACACATTCTGACAACTCTCCAGAAGTTTCAGCTAATGAAG ACGAGGAAACAGAACATGAGTCGCCAGAAATTGCTAATGCCAAAGAAGCAAGATTCACCCTTCATCCTAATAAAAAGTTTCGAAGTCAAGAAGGCTCTGAAGTCAATGAGCTTAGTCCCCTTGCAGACTCTGTAAAAG GGACTGAACAAAGTAACAAATTTGAGGAAGATTCAGACCAAAATAACGAAGATGAATTAGAGAC TGTGGTGACCATACTCAGTTTGGCTTTAGAAagaattgaaaagaaaattaaagcaGCAACTGCCAAGAAATCAGCTGATATTATCAGTTCAGCTGCCCAAGAAATTCATGTGCAGCTGCAGACAACTGATTCTCATATTCAAAAAGATAT GGGAAAGTTAATAAACCTTGCTAAATTGAAAAGGAAAAGTGGAGAAGCGAGATTGGAAG AGAAACAAGAACGGGTGAGGGTTATATATGAAAAGTTCAAAGATGATGTTAATCAGCATCTCCAGGAATGCAAGAGCATCGTAAGTGAGCTGGGATCTCAGGAAGCAGAATTGAAACAAACCATGGAGAAACAAA ACGCGATTCACAGAAAGCTTATCAGGCAAGCAGAAGAGGCAGTTGAGAGCCAACTAAAAAACGCTGACAGAAGAGTAACTGCTGTAAATAAG TTGGCAAGAGAGAAGACACTTCACCTGAGAAATGCAATAGCAGCATTTCTGGAAGAGGATGACATGAActaa
- the LOC124932231 gene encoding UDP-D-apiose/UDP-D-xylose synthase 2: MASAATRVDLDGNPIKPLTICMIGAGGFIGSHLCEKLMSETPHKVLAVDVYSDKIKHLLEPPSLPWIDRIQFHRINIKNDSRLEGLIKMADLTINLAAICTPADYNTRPLDTIYSNFIDALPVVKYCSENNKRLIHFSTCEVYGKTVGSFLPKDHPLRQDPSFYVLSEDSSPCIFGSIDKQRWSYACAKQLIERLIYAEGAENGLEFTIVRPFNWIGPRMDFIPGIDGPSEGVPRVLACFSNNLLRREPLKLVDGGESQRTFIYIKDAIEVVLLMIENSGRANGHIFNVGNPNNEVTVRQLAEMMTQVYSKVSGEASLEVPTIDVSSKEFYGEGYDDSDKRIPDMTIINRQLGWNPKTSLWDLLESTLTYQHRTYAEAIKQAISKPVASS, from the exons ATGGCGTCGGCAGCAACAAGAGTAGATCTAGATGGAAATCCTATCAAACCATTAACAATATGCATGATTGGAGCCGGAGGTTTCATAGGCTCTCATCTCTGTGAGAAGCTCATGTCCGAAACTCCACATAAGGTACTAGCCGTCGACGTTTATAGCGACAAAATTAAGCACCTCCTTGAACCGCCATCCCTTCCTTGGATAGATCGCATTCAGTTTCACCGTATCAACATCAAGAATGATTCTAGACTCGAAGGACTAATCAAGATGGCAGATCTG ACGATAAATCTAGCGGCGATCTGTACTCCGGCGGATTATAATACGCGTCCTCTTGATACAATTTACAGTAATTTCATTGACGCGCTTCCTGTG GTTAAGTACTGTTCGGAGAATAACAAACGTCTTATTCACTTCTCAACTTGTGAAGTTTATGGAAAAACAGTTGGCAGTTTCCTTCCCAAAGATCATCCATTGCGCCAG GATCCTTCTTTTTATGTTCTCTCGGAGGATTCTTCTCCATGTATTTTTGGTTCTATTGATAAGCAAAGGTGGTCTTACGCATGTGCAAAGCAATTGATCGAGAGGTTAATCTATG CTGAAGGTGCTGAGAATGGTCTCGAATTCACAATTGTGAGACCTTTCAATTGGATTGGTCCGAGAATGGATTTCATTCCCGGTATTGATGGTCCTAGCGAGGGCGTGCCAAGAGTTTTGGCTTGCTTCAGTAAT AATCTTCTCAGACGTGAGCCATTGAAGTTGGTAGATGGTGGTGAATCTCAAagaacttttatatatatcaaggATGCTATTGAAGTTGTTCTTTTGATGATT GAAAATTCAGGTAGAGCAAACGGTCATATATTCAATGTGGGCAACCCGAACAATGAAGTCACTGTTAGGCAGCTTGCTGAGATGATGACACAG GTTTACTCGAAGGTGAGTGGGGAGGCTTCACTTGAAGTACCGACAATTGATGTGAGCTCAAAGGAGTTCTATGGTGAAGGTTACGATGATAGTGATAAACGGATTCCAGACATGACCATAATCAATAGGCAGCTTG GTTGGAACCCTAAAACATCGCTTTGGGACTTGCTAGAGTCGACCCTGACTTATCAACACAGGACATACGCAGAGGCGATAAAACAAGCGATTTCAAAGCCGGTTGCATCCAGTTGA
- the LOC124929915 gene encoding AT-hook motif nuclear-localized protein 1-like: protein MEDNTSDPRIVTMPEDSEAVEAAAAVEDASLIGGGVQIEDPDLPAVVVPVVEDASVIGGDECGPVVNEPILNSGGGENTSEKETVIIPQESAAVENKALHEPTLNMGESSMQENTSQAEMVTVPAVENEATLNGVGSSMKDDKEVIIPGDSSVQDVDKEVDHTLTIFKGGESSGMEEAKMQIIPIPVPVPVSTFSVTVVEDASAIKEDIIGSIKTDLDPTSAIFTTPTKRKRGRPKKILGSPSTLAKVENITTVSLTPPKPSPQSPATFPLMRRRGRPPGSKNLQKQSATGESVIPRILLVQKGEDIIERLDSLTRIDGSTIFIISGVGQVSTAHIQSGTSLDGISRHEEGPYTLLNLTGTYGFNSEAGRTGFMTVMLGSSSCHVIGGLLAGALVAAGPVQIVLGSIEDKRNQFVKRQCVGSPSKLNSPRVRGKSPIVEMPTSSSPSPTSSSPSSFSPDNNDENVDSN from the exons ATGGAAGACAATACAAGCGATCCAAGAATCGTTACAATGCCTGAAGATTCGGAAGCCGTAGAGGCAGCGGCGGCCGTTGAGGACGCCTCCCTGATCGGCGGCGGCGTCCAAATTGAAGATCCAGATCTACCGGCAGTTGTAGTCCCAGTCGTAGAGGACGCCTCCGTGATCGGCGGAGACGAATGTGGCCCCGTCGTCAATGAACCG ATATTGAACAGCGGTGGTGGAGAGAATACAAGTGAAAAAGAAACAGTGATAATTCCTCAAGAATCCGCGGCAGTCGAAAATAAAGCTCTCCATGAACCA ACATTGAACATGGGTGAATCATCTATGCAAGAAAATACAAGCCAGGCAGAAATGGTTACTGTCCCAGCCGTTGAAAATGAAGCT ACATTGAATGGTGTTGGGTCTTCTATGAAAGATGATAAAGAAGTGATAATTCCAGGAGATTCTTCAGTTCAAGATGTAGATAAGGAAGTTGATCATACACTG ACAATATTTAAAGGAGGTGAATCTAGTGGTATGGAAGAGGCAAAAATGCAGATAATACCCATACCCGTACCCGTACCAGTATCAACATTCTCAGTCACAGTCGTTGAGGACGCCTCCGCGATCAAAGAAGACATAATTGGCTCAATCAAAACTGATTTAGATCCTACTAGTGCGATATTCACTACTCCTACCAAGAGAAAGCGAGGCAGGCCGAAGAAGATTCTGGGGTCACCCTCAACTCTAGCAAAAGTAGAGAACATTACTACCGTCAGCTTAACACCACCCAAGCCGTCACCCCAATCTCCTGCGACGTTCCCTCTGATGAGACGCAGAGGGAGGCCTCCAGGCTCTAAAAATTTGCAAAAGCAATCTG CTACTGGAGAAAGTGTAATTCCTCGTATACTGTTGGTGCAAAAAGGAGAG GATATTATTGAAAGGTTGGATTCATTAACGAGGATTGATGGAAGTACAATCTTTATTATATCTGGCGTTGGTCAAGTTTCAACTGCACATATTCAATCTGGTACTTCCCTTGATGGGATTTCAAGACATGAG GAGGGGCCTTACACTCTATTGAATCTAACTGGTACATATGGGTTTAATAGCGAAGCAGGGCGAACAGGCTTTATGACTGTAATGTTGGGTAGTTCTAGTTGTCACGTTATTGGCGGTCTCTTGGCAGGCGCTCTTGTTGCAGCTGGACCAGTCCAA ATTGTTCTTGGAAGTATTGAAGACAAAAGGAATCAATTTGTCAAGAGACAATGTGTTGGATCTCCGAGTAAATTGAATTCGCCTAGGGTTCGAGGGAAGAGTCCCATAGTTGAAATGCCGACATCTTCTTCGCCTTCACCTACATCTTCTTCGCCTTCATCTTTTTCTCCTGATAATAATGATGAAAATGTAGATTCAAATTGA
- the LOC124931728 gene encoding lignin-forming anionic peroxidase-like has product MTSPMKFRSEVMFMIMAIFVLLANMSTCRAKLSSKYYKRSCPNGANAIRKSITQAISRERRMAASLVRLHFHDCFVQGCDASVLLDEDATPTSERNAKQNKDSLRGFEVVDAAKAEVEKICPGVVSCADILALAARDSSVVVGGPSWKVKLGRRDSTTANITLAESDLPLFSSTLDELIANFDKKGLNQRDLVALSGSHTIGKAQCLTFRGRIYSNDSSIIDASFARALQRTCPNNNDVGSTNLASLDLVTPNTFDNFYFHDLIQKKGLLTSDQVLFNGGSTDRIVVKYTQNPSKFNSDFGKAMIKMGDIEPLLGKNGIIRRVCSSLN; this is encoded by the exons ATGACTTCCCCGATGAAGTTTCGATCTGAGGTTATGTTTATGATTATGGCTATCTTCGTCCTTTTAGCAAACATGTCGACTTGTCGAGCAAAATTGtcctcaaaatattataaaagatcGTGTCCTAATGGAGCCAACGCTATCCGAAAGTCAATTACGCAAGCAATATCTCGTGAGCGTCGGATGGCAGCATCTCTAGTCCGTCTCCATTTCCACGATTGTTTTGTTCAG GGTTGTGATGCATCGGTTTTACTAGACGAGGATGCGACACCGACGAGCGAAAGAAATGCAAAACAGAACAAAGACTCGTTAAGGGGATTTGAAGTGGTTGATGCTGCCAAAGCCGAAGTTGAAAAGATATGTCCCGGAGTTGTTTCGTGTGCAGATATACTTGCATTGGCAGCACGAGATTCTTCTGTTGTC gTTGGCGGACCATCATGGAAAGTGAAACTAGGAAGAAGAGATTCAACCACAGCCAATATTACATTAGCCGAAAGTGACTTACCACTATTCAGTAGCACCCTTGATGAACTCATTGCAAATTTTGACAAGAAAGGACTAAATCAAAGGGACTTGGTAGCCCTATCag GTTCACATACCATAGGAAAAGCGCAATGTCTTACATTTCGTGGCAGAATATACAGCAACGACAGTAGCATAATAGACGCTAGTTTCGCTAGAGCACTTCAACGCACTTGCCCTAATAACAATGATGTTGGTTCTACCAATTTGGCCTCTCTTGATTTAGTGACACCTAATACATTTGATAACTTCTACTTCCACGACTTAATTCAGAAGAAGGGTCTCCTTACGTCGGATCAAGTATTGTTTAACGGAGGGTCGACAGATCGTATTGTAGTAAAATACACTCAAAACCCTTCAAAATTTAATTCTGATTTTGGGAAGGCTATGATAAAAATGGGAGATATTGAACCACTTCTTGGAAAAAATGGGATCATCAGGAGGGTATGCAGTTCTTTGAATTAA